The sequence TGCTCGAATGGCGCCAGTACGAGGACAACTGGGTTGAGGCCCTGGCGATCTGGCGGGGCGGCATCGCCATCCACGGCGCCCTGATCGGCGGCGGCCTCACCACCGTGCTCTATTGCCGCTGGCGTCGCCAGCCCTTCTGGCCCCTGCTCGACGTGCTGATGCCGGCCGTGGCCCTGGGCCAGGCGATCGGTCGCTGGGGCAACTTCTTCAATTCCGAGGCCTTCGGCCTGCCCACCGACCTGCCCTGGAAGCTGCAGATCCCCCTCGCCAACCGGCCCACGGAATTCCTGGATCAGGTGGATTTCCATCCCACCTTCCTCTACGAATCGCTCTGGAACGTGGGCGTGTGTGTGCTGCTGCTGGTGCTGTTCCGCCAGGGCCAGAAGGGCCGCATCTCCCTGCCGGCCGGCAGCCTCAGCTGCATCTACCTGATGGCCTACAGCGCCGGCAGGGTGTGGATCGAGGGCCTGCGCATCGACCCGCTCTGTCTGTTCTCCCAACCGCCCTTCTGCGAGGGCGGTCTGCGCATGGCCCAGGTGGTGAGCCTGCTGCTGATCGTGCTGGGTGGCCTGGGCCTCTGGTGGCTCTACGGCCGCCAGCGCCGCCTGCCTGACCCCAGCGGGGTGGTGCAGTGACGCCACGCGTCTCGATCGTGGGGGCCGGCCCCGGCGCCGTGGACCTGCTCACCCTCAGGGCGTTGCGGGCCATCGAGCAGGCCGAGGTGCTGGTGTGGACCGACTCGCTGGTGAGCCCCGAGATCGCGGCCCTGGCCCCCGAAGGCTGCGAACGCATCCGCACCAGCACCCTCACCCTGGAGCAGGTGATGGCGCTGGTGCAGGAGCGGGCCGCAGCAGGCAAGCAGGTGGTGCGCCTGCACGATGGCGATCCCTGCCTCTATGGCGCCCTGCACGAGCAGATCTGCCGCCTGGCCGATGCTGAACTGGCCGTGGAGGTGGTGCCCGGCCTCAGCGCCTATCAGGCCACAGCCGCAGCCCTGCAGCAGGAGCTCACCATTCCCGGCCTGGTACAGACGATCGTGCTCGGGCGCGCCGGCGGGCGCACCGGCGTTCCCGAGAAGGAATCCCTGGGCCGGCTGGCGGCCCTCGGGGCCTCCCTCTGCCTCTACCTCAGTGCCCGCCACGTTCAGGAGGTGCAGCAGGAGCTGCTGCAGCACTACCCCCCGGACACCCCCGTGGCGATCGGCTACAGGGTGAGCTGGCCGGACCAGTGGCTGCAGGTGGTGCCGCTCACGGCCATGGCCCAGGCCAGTGAGGAGCGGGGCCTGATCCGCACCACGCTCTACGTGGTGAGTCCGGCCCTGGCTGCCAGTGCCGAGGCCCGCTCCAAGCTGTACTCAGCCAGCCACCACCACCTCTTCCGCGGCGGAGCCTGAGGCTGCGGCGGGGCCTGAAGCCTCGGCCGTGCCGTGCAGCTCCCGCTCCAGCCTGGCCCGATCGAAGCCGCAGCCCAGCCGCGCCACGATCTGCTCCAGGTCGCGGGCGGCATTGCCCAGGCAGCAGCTGCCGCCGGGGGAGGGCGTCACGTTGAACACCAGCCCGGGGCGGGCGGGGATGCTGGCCTCCCCGAGCAGCAGGCGGCGCTGGCGCTTGTCGATCAGCTGGGGACGCACCCCGCCGTAGCCATCGGCAAAGCGCAGGTCCTCGAGCTGCATGCCCGGCACGATCTTGCGGGCATCGGCCAGGAACAGGCGCCGCCGCAGCCAGGGCACCTCGAACAACAGATTCCTGAGGATGTAGCGGCGGATGTCGCCCACCCGCAGCAGCTGCCAGGCCACGGCCAGCACGGCCCAGTCCAGGCGCAGCACCTTGAGGAACTCCCAGAAGGAGGCCAGGCGGTAGCGCTCCAGCAGCGGCAGCGGCAGGGCCGTGGGGCCGAAACGGGTCTTGCCCGGAGCCCGCACATCCGGATCGCCGTGGATGGCCGCGAAGGGAAGTTTGTCGTTCTGAACGGTGTAGACCTTGCCGTTGAGCAGATCTGGGGTGAAGTAAAAGCTGCCGGCCACCGGCAGGCAGGAGTACTCCAGGCCGTAGCCCATCTGCTGAGCCATCAGCAGGCTGTGGGCCCCGGCGTTCACCACCACATGGCGGGCCCACAGCTGCCGTTCCGCCTGGTCTGCCGCCGCAGAGCAGCCCGGGGTGGGGGTGAGCAGCACCCGGAAGCCCTCCCCCTCGGGCGTGATCGCCGCCACGGTGGTACCCAGCTGGAGCTCCAGCTGGCGTTCGCTGCCCGCCACCGCAGCGCGAGCTTCGGCCACGAAGGAGGCCGAGAGGGCCTCGTAATCGACAGCGGTGTAGCTGCCGCGAATGCCGATCGCCGCCAGCTCTTCAGGGCGTGGCTGGCCGTTCAGCAGGGCGACCCGGGGCTCCCAGGCCGCGATCGCTTCGGCATCCAGCAGCTCCATGGCCGGGAAATGGGGCGAGAAGCGCTGGAAGCGCTCCCGCAACAGGGCGCACTCCTCGCTCCCCACCCCGAGCACCATCTTCGGTGTGCGGAACACGCAGCGCTCCCGGCTGGCTGGATCGAGCAGCTCGGCGTAGCGCACGATCATCTCGGCGGTGCGCTTCACCTTCAGGGCCTTCTCCAGCGTGTAGTTGGTCTCGATGTCGCCGCAGTGGATCGTCTGGCTGTTGTTGGTGGCGCGGGAGTTGACGCTGGCCAGGGCGTCGTAGCGCTCCACGAGGGCCACCCGGCCCAGGTCGGTGTAGCGGGCGAGCTCGAACAGCAGGGCCGTGCCGCACACTCCTCCGCCCACGATCAGCACATCCACGCTTGCGTCAGCGGGGAGGGAAGCCTGCTGAGCGGCCTGGGGCGCGGACATGTGCGGGAACGGAGGGGCGCTGCTCACAGGCACATCGGAACGGCCCACCATTTTGGCTGATGCCAGCAGGCACAGGATTGGCCGATGCCGGCAGAGACAGGTTCCGGCGGTGTTTTAAGCTCCCAGGAAGGAACCGGATCCGCAGGGTCAAGGCCAAATCAACGGGCGATTAGCACAGCGGTAGCGCACTTCCTTCACACGGAAGGGGTCACTGGTTCGAGTCCAGTATCGCCCATGTCAGCGAGCCCCCAAACGGGGGCTTAGGACGGTATGGCTCCGTGGGCTGCCGTCACCACCGGTGCATCACTGGGGCACCAGTGGTGACAGTTGGCAGTCATTCCCTGCAGAATCTCCACCATTCTGGTTCCGGGGTGAATCGGCGCCCCTGCCCGCCGCCCTACCTGGATCCCTCGCTGACATGAGCGCAGACCCCATGTCCGATCTGCAACGGCTGGCCTCGTGTCTGCAGCAGGCCAGGCTGAGCCAGGGGCTGAGCCTCGAAGATCTGGCCGACCGCCTGCACATGGGCCGTGAGCAACTGCAGAGCCTGGAGAATGCCGATTCCGACAGCCTGCCCGAACCGGTGTTCGTGATCGCCCAGGCCAGGCGGGTGGCCTCGGCCCTCGGCGTGTCGATCGATCCTGAGATCCAGGCGCTGCGCGTCAGCCTTCAGGGCCGAAAACCCGCTCCGCAGCCGGCCGAAGCGTCGAGCACCCCAGCCCAACCGCTGGCGATGACTTCAGCCCCCAGCCGGTCCAGCCAGGCAGCCCGATGGCCCCTGCCCCTGGCCGCCGCAGGGCTGCTGGTCGCGCTCGGCGCCGTTGGGCTGGTCGGCTACCAGAGGCTGGTGGCGCCTGACGGCGGCAGCGGCAGCACCGCCCTGGCCCCAGCCGGCACGCCGCAACCAGCTGCCGCCTCGGCCCCAGAAAGCGCTGTCGGCGGCCCAGCACAGGCGCTGGAACCCTCAGGCGCCAGCGGTGCCGGCTCCGGCCAACTGCTGCTGCGGGCCGAGCAACCGAGCTGGCTGGAAGTGCGCAGCGCCGACGGAACCACCCTCTTCCGCGGCACTCTGGAGGGGGAGCAGTCCTTCCCGCTTGAGGCGGACCTGCAGGTGCTGGCCGGCCGGCCAGACCTGGTGGAAGTAGTGCCCCCAGGCCAGCCCAGACGCCTGCTGGGCACGATCGAGCAGGTGCGCTGGCAGCGCTTCAGGGCTCCCTCACCCTGAGTTCCAGCCCGCAGGCTTCCGCCACCACCTCACTGCAGGAGCGCAGGCTCCAGCGCTCCAGGCTCAGATCGATCGCCGGCTCTCGAGGCTCGGGAGCATGGGGCACCAGCTCCAGGTCGAGCACCCCAGCCGCGGCCGGATGCACGCGGATGGCGGCGATGCCCGCCGCGGGCCGGCGATCGAGGGCAGCGGCCAGCCTCAGCAACAGGGCCATGGAGAACACCATGCTGCGCTGATCGCGCTCCTCGATCAGCTGCCACGACTCATGGCGCTTCTTCGGCAGGCTGCGGCGGTGATAGCGGGCCATGGCCGCCACCATCAGGTGCTCCGCCTGGGAGAACCCCAGCAGTTCGCCGTGGCGGATCAGATACCAGGTGTGCTTGTGATAGGCGGAGATGTTGATGCTCTTGCCGCAGGTGTGCAGCTGGGCCGCGGCCCAGAGCAGTTCACGCCCAGCGCCGCTGTCGTGATGGAGCAGGCCCTTGCCCTGGTCGTAGAGGCTGAGGGCGTGGCCCGCCACCCGATCGGCCCGCTCCCGGTCGATGCCATAGCTCTGGGCCAGGTGCAGCACGGTGCGCTCGCGGATCGTGCTCTGGAAGCTGAAGCGATCGCCCAGGATCTGGTTGCGCAGCATCCAGTCCACAATCAAGCCCTCCCGCAGGGCCCGGTCGCACACCACCAGCTCGGGAGCACCGACCATCTCCATGGCGGTCTGCAGGATCAGGGAGCCGGGCACGATGATCTCGGCGCGGCGCTCGTTGATGGCCGAGAGCTCACGGCGCTGCTCCGGGGTCATCGCCACCAGGGCCTCAACGAGCTCATCGATGCGCTGCTTGGGCAACCGGTAGCCCTGCAGCTTGAGAGGTGGCTTGGCTTCTGCCGCTGCCGCCAGGGAGGCCAGGGCCATCGCCGTGCCACTGGTGCCCACCAGCCGGGGCTGCTCGCCAGGCTGCAGGGCCCGCTTCAATTCGGACACGGCCGGGTCCAGCGCCCCCTGGATGTAGGCCTTCAGGAAGCGCTGCCGCTCCAGGGGAAGGGGCTCCTGCTGGCAGAACTCCCGCTGCAGCCGCACAGCGCCGATGCGGGTGCTGGTGAGCACCCGGGCGTCGCGGCCGTCACCGAGCACCAGTTCGGTGGAGCCACCGCCGATGTCGAGGATCATGTGGGGCTGCTCGCCGAAGCCCATCCCCGAGAGCACCCCCAGGTAGATCAGACGGGCCTCCTCCGGGCCACTCACCAGATCCACCGACAGGCCCAGCTGGTCGTAGAGGGCCTGCACGAAGTCGCGGCCATTGGGCGCTTCGCGCACGGCGCTGGTGGCCGCCGTGACGATCTGCTCCACCTGGTGGCTCTCGGCCAGCTCCTTGTCGTGACGCAGGGTGCGGAAGGCCCGCTCGATCGAGGCAGGGCTGAGATCACCGGAGTCGGGGTCGCGCTCGCCCAGGCGGGTGGTGGCCTTTTCGGCCAGTAGCACCGAGAAGCTGCGCAGCTCCTCATCCACCTCGGCGATCAGCAGATGGATCGAGTTGGTGCCGATGTCGATGGCCGCGACCCGGCGTCGATCGGGGCGCTGGGAGGGAGGGCTCTGGGCCATCGAACCGGGGCAGCCAGGGCGCAGCCAGTTTGCCACTGACCCCGGGGCCCCT is a genomic window of Cyanobium sp. NS01 containing:
- a CDS encoding helix-turn-helix domain-containing protein, with product MSADPMSDLQRLASCLQQARLSQGLSLEDLADRLHMGREQLQSLENADSDSLPEPVFVIAQARRVASALGVSIDPEIQALRVSLQGRKPAPQPAEASSTPAQPLAMTSAPSRSSQAARWPLPLAAAGLLVALGAVGLVGYQRLVAPDGGSGSTALAPAGTPQPAAASAPESAVGGPAQALEPSGASGAGSGQLLLRAEQPSWLEVRSADGTTLFRGTLEGEQSFPLEADLQVLAGRPDLVEVVPPGQPRRLLGTIEQVRWQRFRAPSP
- a CDS encoding FAD-dependent oxidoreductase, translating into MDVLIVGGGVCGTALLFELARYTDLGRVALVERYDALASVNSRATNNSQTIHCGDIETNYTLEKALKVKRTAEMIVRYAELLDPASRERCVFRTPKMVLGVGSEECALLRERFQRFSPHFPAMELLDAEAIAAWEPRVALLNGQPRPEELAAIGIRGSYTAVDYEALSASFVAEARAAVAGSERQLELQLGTTVAAITPEGEGFRVLLTPTPGCSAAADQAERQLWARHVVVNAGAHSLLMAQQMGYGLEYSCLPVAGSFYFTPDLLNGKVYTVQNDKLPFAAIHGDPDVRAPGKTRFGPTALPLPLLERYRLASFWEFLKVLRLDWAVLAVAWQLLRVGDIRRYILRNLLFEVPWLRRRLFLADARKIVPGMQLEDLRFADGYGGVRPQLIDKRQRRLLLGEASIPARPGLVFNVTPSPGGSCCLGNAARDLEQIVARLGCGFDRARLERELHGTAEASGPAAASGSAAEEVVVAG
- the cobM gene encoding precorrin-4 C(11)-methyltransferase; this encodes MTPRVSIVGAGPGAVDLLTLRALRAIEQAEVLVWTDSLVSPEIAALAPEGCERIRTSTLTLEQVMALVQERAAAGKQVVRLHDGDPCLYGALHEQICRLADAELAVEVVPGLSAYQATAAALQQELTIPGLVQTIVLGRAGGRTGVPEKESLGRLAALGASLCLYLSARHVQEVQQELLQHYPPDTPVAIGYRVSWPDQWLQVVPLTAMAQASEERGLIRTTLYVVSPALAASAEARSKLYSASHHHLFRGGA
- the lgt gene encoding prolipoprotein diacylglyceryl transferase — encoded protein: MNVLLVFTSPGPLVFQLGPLSVRWYGLLIALAVLAGLTLATRLGRLRGIEPTLIADLLPLLVLGAVIGARIYYVLLEWRQYEDNWVEALAIWRGGIAIHGALIGGGLTTVLYCRWRRQPFWPLLDVLMPAVALGQAIGRWGNFFNSEAFGLPTDLPWKLQIPLANRPTEFLDQVDFHPTFLYESLWNVGVCVLLLVLFRQGQKGRISLPAGSLSCIYLMAYSAGRVWIEGLRIDPLCLFSQPPFCEGGLRMAQVVSLLLIVLGGLGLWWLYGRQRRLPDPSGVVQ
- a CDS encoding Ppx/GppA phosphatase family protein, giving the protein MAQSPPSQRPDRRRVAAIDIGTNSIHLLIAEVDEELRSFSVLLAEKATTRLGERDPDSGDLSPASIERAFRTLRHDKELAESHQVEQIVTAATSAVREAPNGRDFVQALYDQLGLSVDLVSGPEEARLIYLGVLSGMGFGEQPHMILDIGGGSTELVLGDGRDARVLTSTRIGAVRLQREFCQQEPLPLERQRFLKAYIQGALDPAVSELKRALQPGEQPRLVGTSGTAMALASLAAAAEAKPPLKLQGYRLPKQRIDELVEALVAMTPEQRRELSAINERRAEIIVPGSLILQTAMEMVGAPELVVCDRALREGLIVDWMLRNQILGDRFSFQSTIRERTVLHLAQSYGIDRERADRVAGHALSLYDQGKGLLHHDSGAGRELLWAAAQLHTCGKSINISAYHKHTWYLIRHGELLGFSQAEHLMVAAMARYHRRSLPKKRHESWQLIEERDQRSMVFSMALLLRLAAALDRRPAAGIAAIRVHPAAAGVLDLELVPHAPEPREPAIDLSLERWSLRSCSEVVAEACGLELRVREP